A stretch of the Panthera uncia isolate 11264 chromosome D1, Puncia_PCG_1.0, whole genome shotgun sequence genome encodes the following:
- the SELENOH gene encoding selenoprotein H translates to MASRGRKRKAEAEVVAAAGKQEKPAGDRKRVEEATVVIEHCTSURVYGRNAAALSQALRLDTPELPVEVNPARPRRGSFEVTLLRPDGSSVEIWTGIKKGPPRKLKFPEPQEVVKELKKYLS, encoded by the exons ATGGCTTCCCGCGGCAGGAAGCGGAAGGCCGAAGCGGAGGTGGTCGCGGCGGCGGGGAAGCAGGAGAAGCCGGCGGGCGACCGGAAGAGAGTGGAGGAGGCGACCGTCGTGATCGAGCATTG CACGAGCTGACGCGTCTACGGGCGCAACGCCGCGGCCCTGAGCCAGGCGCTGCGCCTGGACACCCCGGAGCTTCCGGTGGAAGTGAATCCTGCCAGGCCTCGTAGGGGCAGCTTCGAGGTGACGCTGCTGCGCCCAGACGGCAGCA GTGTGGAGATCTGGACTGGGATTAAGAAGGGGCCCCCACGCAAACTCAAGTTCCCTGAGCCTCAAGAGGTGGTGAAGGAGCTGAAGAAGTACCTCTCGTAG